The following is a genomic window from Pseudomonas lurida.
CGCAATCCATCGCCGGCTTCGCCGCTTCGTTTGGTGCGACCATCGGCCAGAACGGCTGCGCCGGTCTTTACCCTGCAATGTTGGCGGTGATGGTCGCGCCGACCGTGGGCATCAACCCGCTGGACCCACTGTGGATCGCGACCCTGGTGGCGATTGTGACCCTGAGTTCGGCCGGTGTGGCCGGGGTGGGTGGCGGTGCGACCTTCGCCGCGCTGATCGTGCTGCCGGCCATGGGCTTGCCGGTGTCACTGGTGGCACTGCTGATTTCCGTGGAGCCGCTGATCGACATGGGCCGTACGGCGTTGAACGTGAATGGTTCGATGACGGCAGGCGCGATTACCAGCCAGGTCATGGGGCAGACGGATAAAGAGCTGCTCAATGCCGATGAGCATGCGGAATTGGCGCAGGCCTGACAGACCGCTATCGCAGGCAACCCAGCGCCCACATTGAACCGGTTTTTTCAGTGATACTCGGTCAACTGTGGGCGCTGGCTTGCCTGCGAGGCGCTTAGGCTTTTTCCCAGACTTCGAAGTTATACGCCGGCTTGTCACCCTCAGCCGCATTCTCGACATTCGACACCAGCGTCCACTGGTTCAAATCAAACTCGGGAAACCACGCATCGCCGTCCGGGCTCAACGCCACCCGCGTCAAATACAGGCGATCCGCCTGCTCCAGCCCTTGGGCATACAACTGCGCCCCGCCGATCAGCATCAGCTCATCCACGCCCTGCGCCTTGGCCCATTCCTCAGCCCGCTGCACTGCTGCGTCGAGGGACGGAAAAACTTCCGCACCTTCCAGCGCCAAGCCGGTCTGACGGCTGACCACTATGTTCAAGCGCCCCGGCAGCGGTCGGCCCAGGGAATCCCAGGTCTTGCGCCCCATGATGATGGGCTTGCCCAGGGTGGTGGCCTTGAAATACTTGAAATCCCCCGGCAAATGCCAGGGCATGCTGTTGTCGACGCCGATCACACGGTTTTCACCGAGGGCTGCGATCAGGCTTAAAGGGAGAGTTTTTTTCATGGCGACGAGAATACCAGAGGTGCGAGTCAGCGGTTATGCTCCAGGCTCACTGATACGACAGGATGGCGCGTGACTGCACTGACCCCGCTGCACACACTTTGGCTGACAGAAACCGTGCGCCTGCGTGAAGAACACGCCGGCCCCCTGGAAGACCTGGAAGCCAACCGCCTGGCCCGCACGGCCGGCGGCGACCTGCCGACGCGCATCCAACAGCGCGCCCTGCACTTGGCCGAACGCGACGGGCTCACGTCCGCCCTCAGCCGCTGGCTGCAGGGCGCACGCCTGGCGCTGGTGCTGCTGGCCATCGTCGCCGTGATCAGCGGCGCCGGCCTGGGCTTTGCTGCACTGGGTAATGGCTTGGCCCCGGTGAATGTGTTCTGGGCCCTGGGCAGCCTGCTCGGCTTGAACCTGATCCTGCTGATCAGTTGGACGCTGGGCCTGCTGTTTGCCGGCGAACACAGCGCCAGTCTCGGGCGCCTGTGGTTGTGGCTCAGCGAAAAGCTCGCCCGTGACGCCAAGGCCGCCCAACTGGCGCCCGCGCTGTTGCTGTTGCTACAGCGCCAGAAACTCAATCGCTGGGCCGTGGGTGTCCTGGTCAACAGCCTGTGGTTACTGGCGTTGCTCAGTGCGCTGGTGATTCTGCTGACACTGCTCGCCACCCGCCGCTATGGCTTTGTGTGGGAGACCACCCTCCTGGGCGCCGACACCTTCGTTGCCGCGACCCAGGCGCTCGGTGCCCTGCCCGCGCTGCTCGGTTTCAATGTGCCAACGGTGGAGATGATCCGCGCCAGCGGCGACTACGCCTTGAATATCGAAAGCGCCCGCCAAGCCTGGGCCACCTGGCTGGTGGGCGTGCTGCTGGTCTACGGCCTGCTGCCACGATTGATCCTCGCGCTGCTGTGCCTGTGGCGCTGGCAGCGTGGGCGCGCAGCGCTGCGCCTGGACCTCAACCTGCCCGGCTACAGCCAATTGCGCGAACGCCTGATGCCCAGCAGCGAGCGCCTTGGGGTCAACGATGCTGCGCCCGAACAGCTGCACCACGTCAGCGGCGGGGTCAGTGAACTGGAAAGCGACGGCGCCCTGCTGGTCGCCATCGAACTGGACGACCAGCACGCCTGGCCACCCAAACTGCCAGCCAGTGTGAAGAACGCTGGCATCCTCGACAGCCGCGAATCACGCAACAAACTGCTGGAACAACTGACGCGCTTTCCGCCGGCACGCCTGGCCATCGCCTGCGACCCACGGCGCTCGCCCGACCGCGGCAGCCTGGCCCTGATCGCCGAACTGGCACGCAGCGCCACCGCCACCCGCGTGTGGTTGCTGCAAGCGCCGCCGGGCCAGGCCCTGGACGCCGAACGCCTGGGCGACTGGCACGCCGCGCTGCAACAGCTTGAACTGCCGTTCGCTGATTGCGCGCCGCTGAACTGGCTGGAGACCGGTCATGACTAAGCCCCTGAAACTCGCCGTGGTCGGCCACACCAACGTCGGCAAGACCTCGCTGCTGCGCACCCTCACGCGTGACGTGGGCTTCGGCGAAGTCTCCCATCGCCCCAGCACCACGCGGCATGTCGAAGGCGCGCGGTTGTCAGTGGATGGCGAGGCCTTGCTGGAGCTGTACGACACGCCAGGCCTTGAAGACGCCATCGCCCTGCTCGATTACCTGGAGCGCCTGGACCGCCCCGGCGAACGCCTCGACGGCCCGGCACGCCTTGCGCGCTTCCTTGAGGGCAGCGAAGCCCGCCAGCGTTTCGAACAGGAAGCCAAGGTGCTGCGCCAACTGCTGGCCTCGGACGCCGGCCTGTACGTGATCGACGCCCGCGAGCCAGTACTGGCCAAGTACCGCGACGAGCTGCACGTGCTGGCCAGTTGCGGCAAACCGTTGCTGCCAGTGCTCAACTTCGTCAGCAGCAGCGACCACCGCGAGCCGGACTGGCGCGAAGCCCTGGCCCGTCTTGGCCTGCACGCGCTGGTGCGATTCGACAGCGTGGCGCCGCCGGAAGACGGCGAGCGGCGCCTGTATGAAAGCCTCGCCTTGCTGCTGGAACACGCGCGGCCACAGCTGGAGCGGTTGATTCTTGACCAGGAGGCTCAACGCCAGGCGCGCCAGCAAAGCGCCGCGCGGTTGATCGCCGAGCTCTTGATCGACTGCGCCGCCTGCCGCCGCAGCGTGGTCACCGAGGATGAACAGCAAGCCATCGGCGACCTGCGTAAAGCCGTGCGCCAACGCGAACAAAAATGCGTGGAAGCCTTGCTCAAACTGTTCGGCTTTCGCCCGCAGGATGCCGCCGCCAGCGACTTGCCCTTGCTCGATGGGCGCTGGGGCGATGACTTGTTCAACCCCGAAACCCTCAAGCAACTGGGCGTGCGCGTCGGCGGTGGTATCGCCGCAGGCGCGGCCGCGGGTGCCGGTGTGGATCTATTGGTCGGCGGCCTGACGCTCGGCGCCGCCGCCCTCGCGGGTGCGATTGCCGGGGGCGCGCTGCAAACCGCGCGAAGCTATGGCAGCCGGCTGCTGGGCAAGATCAAAGGCCACCGAGAGTTGACCGTCGACGACAGCGTATTGCGCCTGCTCGCCCTGCGTCAGCGCCAGTTGCTCAAGGCGTTGAACCTGCGCGGCCATGCGGCGATGCACAGCATCAAGGTCGATACGCCCCAGGACAAAACCTGGCGCGAAGGTAAATTGCCCGATGCGTTGCACAAGGCCCGCGCCCACCCGCAATGGTCGTCGCTCAACCCCCACGCCAAACTCAGCCAGGCCGAGCGCCAGGAACAGGTCCAAGCATTGGCCCTGCGCCTGGACGAAACCTAAGCCGCCAGCACCTGCCGAGCCTTGGCCTTGAGCACTTCAAGGTCGAGCACCGGCACGTGCATTTCCTTGGCCTGCTCGTCCCACTGACGCAGGCGCAAACTCACGGCGCACAGCGGGTCCTGTTCGAATGCCTGGGCTTCCCTGGCACTCATCACACCGCCCTGGTAAACCAGGGTACGGCGGCTGGCTTCGCTCAAACGCGCATAGTAGTCGGGCTGGCTGTAGGTCAGGTAGCGCTTGGCCTGAACGTGGTATTC
Proteins encoded in this region:
- a CDS encoding DUF2868 domain-containing protein, producing the protein MTALTPLHTLWLTETVRLREEHAGPLEDLEANRLARTAGGDLPTRIQQRALHLAERDGLTSALSRWLQGARLALVLLAIVAVISGAGLGFAALGNGLAPVNVFWALGSLLGLNLILLISWTLGLLFAGEHSASLGRLWLWLSEKLARDAKAAQLAPALLLLLQRQKLNRWAVGVLVNSLWLLALLSALVILLTLLATRRYGFVWETTLLGADTFVAATQALGALPALLGFNVPTVEMIRASGDYALNIESARQAWATWLVGVLLVYGLLPRLILALLCLWRWQRGRAALRLDLNLPGYSQLRERLMPSSERLGVNDAAPEQLHHVSGGVSELESDGALLVAIELDDQHAWPPKLPASVKNAGILDSRESRNKLLEQLTRFPPARLAIACDPRRSPDRGSLALIAELARSATATRVWLLQAPPGQALDAERLGDWHAALQQLELPFADCAPLNWLETGHD
- a CDS encoding dihydrofolate reductase, whose product is MKKTLPLSLIAALGENRVIGVDNSMPWHLPGDFKYFKATTLGKPIIMGRKTWDSLGRPLPGRLNIVVSRQTGLALEGAEVFPSLDAAVQRAEEWAKAQGVDELMLIGGAQLYAQGLEQADRLYLTRVALSPDGDAWFPEFDLNQWTLVSNVENAAEGDKPAYNFEVWEKA
- a CDS encoding DUF3482 domain-containing protein encodes the protein MTKPLKLAVVGHTNVGKTSLLRTLTRDVGFGEVSHRPSTTRHVEGARLSVDGEALLELYDTPGLEDAIALLDYLERLDRPGERLDGPARLARFLEGSEARQRFEQEAKVLRQLLASDAGLYVIDAREPVLAKYRDELHVLASCGKPLLPVLNFVSSSDHREPDWREALARLGLHALVRFDSVAPPEDGERRLYESLALLLEHARPQLERLILDQEAQRQARQQSAARLIAELLIDCAACRRSVVTEDEQQAIGDLRKAVRQREQKCVEALLKLFGFRPQDAAASDLPLLDGRWGDDLFNPETLKQLGVRVGGGIAAGAAAGAGVDLLVGGLTLGAAALAGAIAGGALQTARSYGSRLLGKIKGHRELTVDDSVLRLLALRQRQLLKALNLRGHAAMHSIKVDTPQDKTWREGKLPDALHKARAHPQWSSLNPHAKLSQAERQEQVQALALRLDET